From Salvelinus sp. IW2-2015 linkage group LG18, ASM291031v2, whole genome shotgun sequence, a single genomic window includes:
- the LOC139029118 gene encoding neurofilament medium polypeptide-like isoform X2: MSSLNYSPLVKEALCWTEKEALGLNIVVKEEEEEEDVTVKQEVEGEAVTVKEEEKEEEDSFRVKEEEDITVKEEEGKEEDAVFGVKKEKEGEITVILTEESGDLVTTRERHDSDSGKSSSEETDPETPNNTTAPLWKEF, translated from the exons atgagctcactaaaCTACTCCCCTCTTGTTAAAGAGGCgctctgctggacggagaaagaagctctggggctgaacattgtcgtgaaagaggaggaggaagaagaggatgtcacagtaaaacaagaagtagagggtgaggctgttaccgtgaaagaagaagagaaagaagaggaagactcgttcagagtgaaagaggaggaggatattacagtaaaagaagaggaagggaaagaagaggatgcagtttttggagtgaagaAGGA gaaagagggagagataacgGTCATATTGACAGAGGAGTCAGGAGATCTTGTTACCACca GAGAGAGACACGACTCTGACAGCGGGAAGAGTTCCTCAGAGGAAACAGACCCAGAGACGCCTAACAACACCACTGCTccactgtggaaagagttttag
- the LOC139029118 gene encoding uncharacterized protein isoform X3 has translation MSSLNYSPLVKEALCWTEKEALGLNIVEKEEEDVTVKQEVEGEAVTVKEKDVSVKEEEDAFRVKEEEDAVFGVKKEGEITVILTEESGDLVTTRERHDSDSGKSSSEETDPETPNNTTAPLWKEF, from the exons atgagctcactaaaCTACTCCCCTCTTGTTAAAGAGGCgctctgctggacggagaaagaagctctggggctgaacattgtc gagaaggaagaggaggatgttacagtaaaacaagaagtagagggtgaggctgttacagtaaaagagaaagacgtttcagtgaaagaagaggaagacgcgttcagagtgaaagaggaggaggatgcagtttttggagtgaagaaagagggagagataacgGTCATATTGACAGAGGAGTCAGGAGATCTTGTTACCACca GAGAGAGACACGACTCTGACAGCGGGAAGAGTTCCTCAGAGGAAACAGACCCAGAGACGCCTAACAACACCACTGCTccactgtggaaagagttttag
- the LOC139029118 gene encoding zinc finger protein 135-like isoform X1 — protein sequence MSSLNYSPLVKEALCWTEKEALGLNIVVKEEEEEEDVTVKQEVEGEAVTVKEEEKEEEDSFRVKEEEDITVKEEEGKEEDAVFGVKKEGEISVTLKDEEEEKGDLINTRERPDSPSDRGKSPSXESDPETPKXXXXHHCSHCGKSFTKLGNLNRHERTHTGEKPFQCSQCGKSFNELGYLLIQKRIHSGEKPYHCSKCGMTFTWLGSLKTHXRIHTGENPFXCXHCGKNFTQLGNLNRHKRTHTGEKPYHCSQCGKSFRGLVSLKQHERTHTGKKPYQCTICGKRFTQLKSMKLHGGIHTGEKPYQCSQCGKNFRGLVNLKQHERTHSQEKPYQCSLCGKSFTKLEGLTRHERTHSGGDKSYHCSLCGKSFTKLGGLTRHERTHTGEDKTYHCSQCGKRFNRLRHLNKHERIHTQEEKTYHCSQCGKTFSQSEDLKSHERIERLCSDLCF from the exons atgagctcactaaaCTACTCCCCTCTTGTTAAAGAGGCgctctgctggacggagaaagaagctctggggctgaacattgtcgtgaaagaggaggaggaagaagaggatgtcacagtaaaacaagaagtagagggtgaggctgttaccgtgaaagaagaagagaaagaagaggaagactcgttcagagtgaaagaggaggaggatattacagtaaaagaagaggaagggaaagaagaggatgcagtttttggagtgaagaAGGAAGGGGAGATTTCTGTCACAttgaaagatgaagaggaggagaaaggagatctgattaacacca gagagagaccagactctCCCTCTGACAGRGGGAAGAGTCCTTCAYGGGAATCAGACCCAGAGACGCCCAAASRAYKYYGASYACATCACTGCTcccactgtggaaagagttttaccaagTTAGGGAACCTGAATaggcatgagaggacacacacaggagaaaaacctttccaatgctcccagtgtggYAAGAGTTTTAACGAATTAGGGTACCTATTAATACARAAGAGAATACactctggagagaagccttaccactgctccaaaTGTGGAATGACTTTTACCTGGTTAGGGAGCCTGAAAACACACYAGAGAATACACACGGGAGAAAATCCTTTCCWATGTTRKCACTGTGGAAAGAATTTTACCCAGTTAGGGAACCTAAATCGGCacaagaggacacacacaggagagaagccttatcactgttcccagtgtggaaaaagttttaggggtttagtgagcCTGAAAcagcatgagaggacacacacaggaaaaaagcCTTACCAATGCACCATATGTGGAAAGAGATTTACCCAGTTAAAGTCCATGAAATTACATGGAGgaatacatacaggagagaagccttatcaatgttcccagtgtggaaagaattttaggggtttagtgaaccTGAAACAGCATGAGAGGACACACTCACAAGAAAAGCCCTACCAATGCTccctgtgtggaaagagttttaccaagTTAGAGGGCCTGACTAGGCATGAGAGGACACACTCAGGAGGGGATAAGTCCTACCACTGCTccctgtgtggaaagagttttaccaagTTAGGGGGCCTGACTaggcatgagaggacacacacaggagaggatAAGacctaccactgctcccagtgtggaaagagatttaACAGGTTAAGGCATCTGAATAAGCATGAAAGAATAcatacacaggaggagaagacataccactgctctcaatgtggaaagacattttcccagtcagaggacctgaaatcacatgagagaatagagagactGTGTTCTGACTTGTGTTTTTGA